From the genome of Nitrosomonas sp., one region includes:
- a CDS encoding type II toxin-antitoxin system HicB family antitoxin, whose amino-acid sequence MKDYHINIFYSEADHGYIADIPDLKACSAFGETPGQALTEVLAAKESWLASAKSNGKPIPLPEYKPVIYQRA is encoded by the coding sequence ATGAAAGATTATCACATCAATATTTTTTATAGCGAAGCAGATCATGGATATATCGCTGATATTCCGGATTTAAAGGCATGTTCCGCCTTTGGTGAAACACCTGGTCAAGCATTAACAGAAGTACTCGCGGCAAAAGAAAGCTGGTTGGCGTCAGCAAAATCAAATGGCAAACCAATTCCCCTGCCTGAGTACAAACCTGTGATCTATCAGCGTGCTTAA
- a CDS encoding DUF4160 domain-containing protein: MPEISRFLGIVIRMYIQEHHPAHFHAEYGKYEITVDIETGIVTGKFPRRALSAVLEWYELHQDELMANWEAAMDRRPLSKIEPLE, encoded by the coding sequence ATGCCTGAAATAAGTCGTTTTCTTGGGATAGTGATTCGGATGTATATTCAGGAACACCATCCGGCACATTTTCATGCAGAATATGGTAAATATGAAATTACCGTCGATATTGAAACGGGCATTGTAACCGGGAAATTCCCTCGAAGAGCATTGAGTGCAGTGCTTGAGTGGTATGAATTGCATCAGGATGAACTTATGGCAAATTGGGAAGCGGCGATGGATAGAAGGCCATTGTCTAAAATAGAACCATTGGAGTAG
- a CDS encoding DUF6484 domain-containing protein, giving the protein MSNNDTLETENESEHNTDEMDGEDLLRQLLDAKPGKAEQPVPPADPAGIVIGDLIAMTDEGQTPLVCYPGQPGTAALRARTTVNLYGKHIGKPVVLMFEANDLTKPIIMGVLKETEAGWPLEQHPGQVEVDVDGERMTVSAKEQLVLQCGKASITLTKAGKVLIKGSYVSSRSSGVNRIKGGSVQLN; this is encoded by the coding sequence ATGAGTAACAACGATACGCTGGAAACAGAAAACGAATCAGAACACAACACCGATGAAATGGACGGCGAAGATTTGCTGCGGCAATTACTCGATGCAAAGCCAGGCAAGGCTGAACAGCCTGTTCCACCAGCTGATCCAGCCGGTATTGTCATCGGTGACCTGATCGCAATGACGGATGAAGGCCAAACACCGTTGGTTTGCTACCCCGGCCAGCCTGGCACAGCAGCATTGCGTGCAAGAACCACGGTTAATCTGTACGGAAAACATATCGGCAAGCCGGTTGTGCTGATGTTTGAAGCGAATGACCTGACCAAGCCAATCATTATGGGTGTCTTAAAAGAAACCGAAGCAGGCTGGCCGCTGGAACAGCATCCCGGGCAGGTTGAAGTCGATGTCGACGGCGAGCGGATGACGGTCAGCGCCAAGGAGCAGCTTGTTTTACAGTGCGGCAAGGCGAGTATTACCTTGACCAAGGCGGGAAAAGTATTGATCAAGGGGAGTTATGTGTCGAGCCGGTCGTCTGGGGTGAATCGGATCAAGGGTGGGTCGGTGCAGCTGAATTGA
- a CDS encoding DUF4150 domain-containing protein, translating into MTPPENPATPPGVPVPYPNTAQASDTADGSKNVQISGKEIMLKNKSCFKTLSGNEAGSTAKKGVVSSKIKGKVYFVKWSMDVKVEGENVDRHLDLTTNNHGCTAANEAAPWMYTDAMTTLGNFSECADDADKIEKKCSEGGKKGGAEQCPGFLSKSVSEQRVQFSKGGETSRTAQAAAKATEDADSSDCVTAMRCFLRPYSKDLKNKSGCCPGQSPHHIPPQNMVNHLPGYSHGSALCVCLEGASQHVGSHGENHAALDYLAGKKGWGKCKLKEYNEICAIAVAAQCGCRKECIEQQLNESPAFKNNLDKPVTHWQSNSRQLGDSTKELLNKAFKAATKVVTNR; encoded by the coding sequence ATGACGCCGCCGGAAAACCCGGCAACCCCGCCGGGTGTTCCGGTTCCATATCCAAACACAGCACAAGCCTCAGATACGGCTGATGGCAGTAAAAATGTACAAATCTCTGGTAAAGAGATTATGCTCAAAAACAAGTCATGCTTTAAAACGTTGTCGGGTAATGAAGCGGGTAGTACAGCAAAGAAAGGTGTTGTTTCCAGCAAGATTAAAGGCAAGGTGTACTTCGTCAAATGGTCAATGGATGTCAAAGTGGAAGGTGAGAATGTTGATCGGCATTTGGATTTGACGACGAATAATCATGGCTGTACTGCGGCTAATGAGGCGGCGCCTTGGATGTATACCGATGCAATGACAACACTCGGTAACTTTTCAGAATGTGCTGATGATGCAGACAAAATAGAAAAAAAATGTTCAGAAGGTGGAAAGAAAGGTGGAGCAGAACAGTGTCCCGGTTTTCTGTCTAAGTCTGTTAGTGAACAGAGAGTTCAATTTTCAAAAGGTGGAGAAACTAGTCGCACTGCTCAAGCAGCCGCGAAAGCAACTGAGGATGCAGATAGTAGTGATTGCGTAACTGCAATGAGATGTTTTTTAAGACCATATAGTAAGGATTTAAAAAATAAATCAGGATGTTGTCCCGGACAGTCACCGCATCATATACCGCCACAGAACATGGTAAATCATCTGCCAGGGTATAGTCATGGTAGTGCTCTGTGTGTTTGCTTGGAAGGTGCGAGTCAGCATGTCGGGTCTCATGGCGAGAATCATGCGGCACTGGATTATTTGGCGGGCAAAAAGGGGTGGGGTAAATGTAAACTGAAAGAATATAATGAAATATGCGCAATTGCTGTTGCCGCGCAATGTGGCTGTAGAAAAGAATGTATTGAACAGCAGCTTAACGAATCGCCAGCTTTTAAAAACAATCTTGACAAACCTGTAACACATTGGCAGTCGAATAGCCGGCAATTGGGGGATTCTACTAAAGAACTGCTGAATAAAGCATTTAAAGCAGCAACCAAAGTAGTGACTAACAGATAA
- the vgrG gene encoding type VI secretion system tip protein VgrG, with translation MAFTQQNREVEIISPLGADVLLLRDVTITEELGRLFTINLELGSTEDINFEDLLGQNVTIRLNLSSGKRYFNGFVSSLSQGVNEGRFMRYYATVNSWLWFLTRTSDCKIFQNKTVPEIVKEVLQDLGFSDIVDRLSGSYRTWEYCVQYRETDFNFLSRLLEQEGIYYYFKHDEGKHTLYLADDMSSHDSMAGYGTITYYPPNEAIVREDECISTWNLTKNLQPGAYCLNEYDFKNPQADLKTNCNVTRTHTRADYEIYDYPGEYVESGEGNNYAKIRIQELQSQYERAQAGSNVRGLICGGLFKLDGFPRKDQNREYLVTSVTHHIHVDSFESMGDSSGTQYSNSFTAIESSTPFRTARVTPKPIVQGPQTAVVVGQSGDEIYTDEFGRVKVQFYWDRIGEKNESSSCWIRVSHPWAGKNWGMVAIPRIGQEVIVDFLEGDPDRPIITGRVYNADQVHPYALPANKTQSGILSRSSKEGSGANANEFRFEDKKGDEQIYLHAEKNQDIEVENDETHWVGHDRTKTIDNDETTLVKNNRTETVGNNEKITIGVDRTEMVGSNESITIGSNRTKSVGGSETATVAMQRTHMVGINETIGVGGAQEIGIGAFQAVAVGAYQTINVGAYQSTSVGANQSNNIGVNQSTDVGANQSVDVGGNQSVSVGGNQTESVKGNAGKTVKGNDSLGVDGNRSADVKGDDAAKIGKNLVIDAGDSVVIKTGSASISMKKDGTIVIKGKDITVDGSGKINIKAGGDIVMKGSKILQN, from the coding sequence ATGGCCTTTACTCAACAGAATCGCGAAGTTGAAATCATCTCGCCGCTGGGGGCGGATGTTTTGCTATTGCGTGATGTCACCATTACCGAAGAACTGGGGCGCTTGTTTACGATTAATCTGGAACTGGGCAGCACCGAGGATATTAACTTTGAGGATTTGCTGGGACAGAATGTCACGATCCGGCTTAATCTGAGCAGTGGCAAGCGTTATTTCAACGGTTTTGTCAGCAGTCTCTCGCAGGGTGTCAATGAAGGCCGGTTCATGCGCTATTATGCGACGGTGAATTCCTGGCTGTGGTTTTTGACCCGCACATCGGATTGCAAGATCTTTCAGAATAAAACTGTGCCGGAGATCGTCAAGGAAGTGCTACAGGATCTTGGGTTTTCGGATATTGTCGACCGGTTAAGCGGCAGCTACCGCACCTGGGAGTATTGCGTTCAGTACCGCGAAACAGACTTCAATTTCCTCAGCCGCCTTTTGGAGCAGGAAGGCATTTACTATTATTTCAAGCATGACGAAGGCAAACATACGCTTTATCTGGCCGATGACATGAGCTCGCATGACAGCATGGCAGGCTATGGAACGATCACCTACTATCCACCGAACGAGGCGATTGTTCGTGAGGATGAATGTATTTCCACCTGGAATCTGACAAAAAATCTGCAGCCTGGCGCATACTGTCTCAACGAATATGATTTTAAGAATCCCCAGGCCGATCTTAAAACCAATTGCAATGTAACGCGCACGCATACCCGGGCAGATTATGAAATCTACGATTACCCGGGTGAGTATGTCGAAAGCGGTGAGGGCAACAATTATGCAAAAATCCGTATTCAGGAATTGCAAAGCCAGTATGAACGTGCCCAAGCCGGCAGCAATGTGCGGGGTTTGATCTGTGGCGGGCTTTTCAAGCTGGATGGTTTCCCGCGTAAAGACCAGAATCGCGAATATCTGGTGACTTCAGTCACGCATCATATTCATGTCGACAGTTTTGAATCGATGGGCGATAGCAGCGGCACACAATACAGTAACAGTTTTACAGCCATTGAAAGCAGTACGCCATTCAGAACAGCAAGAGTGACGCCTAAACCGATTGTGCAAGGGCCGCAGACAGCCGTTGTGGTTGGGCAGTCGGGTGATGAAATCTATACCGACGAGTTTGGCCGTGTGAAAGTGCAGTTCTACTGGGACAGAATCGGCGAAAAAAATGAAAGCAGTTCCTGCTGGATCCGCGTTTCGCACCCTTGGGCGGGAAAAAACTGGGGTATGGTCGCCATTCCGCGTATCGGTCAGGAAGTGATCGTTGATTTTCTGGAAGGCGATCCGGACAGGCCGATTATCACTGGGCGCGTTTACAATGCGGATCAGGTGCATCCGTATGCATTGCCGGCCAATAAAACCCAGAGCGGCATATTATCGCGTTCGAGCAAGGAAGGCAGCGGCGCGAACGCGAACGAATTTCGATTTGAAGACAAAAAAGGTGATGAACAGATTTACCTGCATGCCGAAAAAAATCAGGATATCGAAGTCGAGAATGACGAAACACATTGGGTCGGACATGATCGAACAAAAACGATTGATAATGATGAAACCACGCTGGTCAAGAATAACCGCACCGAAACAGTCGGCAATAACGAGAAAATTACCATTGGCGTTGATCGGACTGAAATGGTCGGTTCCAACGAATCGATTACGATCGGATCGAACCGGACAAAATCCGTTGGCGGCAGTGAAACCGCAACGGTCGCCATGCAACGCACGCATATGGTCGGCATTAATGAAACAATCGGCGTCGGCGGTGCGCAGGAAATCGGTATCGGCGCATTCCAGGCTGTTGCCGTTGGCGCGTACCAGACGATCAATGTCGGCGCATACCAGAGTACCAGTGTGGGCGCCAATCAGAGCAACAATATCGGCGTGAACCAGTCCACCGATGTGGGCGCCAATCAATCGGTTGATGTCGGCGGTAATCAATCGGTGAGTGTCGGCGGCAACCAGACCGAGTCGGTCAAAGGCAATGCCGGTAAAACAGTAAAAGGAAATGATTCGCTGGGTGTGGATGGCAATCGTAGCGCGGATGTTAAGGGTGATGATGCCGCCAAAATCGGTAAAAATCTGGTCATCGATGCGGGCGATTCGGTGGTGATCAAAACAGGCAGCGCCAGCATCAGCATGAAAAAGGACGGCACCATTGTCATCAAGGGTAAAGACATTACTGTGGACGGATCGGGCAAGATCAACATCAAAGCCGGTGGCGACATTGTCATGAAAGGGTCCAAGATTCTGCAGAACTAG
- a CDS encoding DUF2442 domain-containing protein, translating to MFMHVTQAKYIDEYRVWLCFNDGAEGEIDLASELYGEIFEPLKDKEFFKSFILEGHTLSWSNGADFAPEFLREHIIARDGMRDKERTDRVSMK from the coding sequence ATGTTTATGCATGTTACACAAGCAAAATACATTGATGAATATAGAGTCTGGCTGTGTTTTAATGATGGAGCCGAGGGCGAGATTGATTTGGCTTCTGAGTTATATGGTGAAATTTTTGAGCCATTGAAGGATAAGGAATTTTTTAAATCTTTTATCCTGGAAGGGCATACTTTATCCTGGAGCAATGGCGCCGATTTTGCTCCGGAGTTTTTGCGAGAGCATATTATAGCGCGTGATGGAATGAGGGATAAAGAACGAACTGATCGTGTTTCTATGAAATAG
- a CDS encoding type II toxin-antitoxin system HicA family toxin, with protein sequence MKRKKLLQRLLSGTTNIRFSDAVACAEAFGFQLDRVNGSHHIYTHKDIPELLNLQNVKGKAKPYQIKQLLQLIETHNLQMEDK encoded by the coding sequence ATGAAAAGAAAAAAGCTTCTTCAACGGCTACTATCGGGAACAACGAATATTCGTTTTTCCGATGCGGTAGCATGCGCCGAAGCATTCGGTTTTCAATTAGATAGAGTCAATGGAAGTCACCACATTTACACGCATAAAGACATTCCGGAGTTGCTGAATCTTCAGAATGTTAAAGGGAAGGCCAAACCATACCAAATCAAGCAATTGCTACAATTGATAGAAACCCATAACCTTCAAATGGAGGACAAATGA
- a CDS encoding DUF2169 domain-containing protein, whose amino-acid sequence MDLINATNMQAGYTMGMKPDGRELLVVAVKGTFDFPKPGEQVKLSAQQVPLVEADTFTGEPGFSAPMYEVDYAPIKHKCDVLLNGSAYAPQGKPADRVQVGLKLGNWIKTFVVTGDRHWQAGLTISPGNPSQFTVMPISYDRAFGGLDNFHEDKEKHTAYMLNPVGKGYHSNLSSSLVDKTPMPNTEAVNQPVTQPDGAYQSMAFGPVGRGWSSRLKHAGTYDQDWIDNTFPFLPADFKEAYYQAAPDDQQIPYPKGGEEVVMVNLTPEGRTAFHLPVIDVPVVFFRKKGERHETQAVIDTVVIEPDKRIFTLTWRACLPLKKNIFEIPQILAGKKSKAWWRARELGKTYYPSLAHLAEKNKVEIEDE is encoded by the coding sequence ATGGATCTAATTAACGCAACCAACATGCAAGCCGGTTACACCATGGGGATGAAGCCCGATGGGCGGGAGCTGCTTGTGGTTGCGGTTAAGGGTACATTTGATTTTCCCAAACCTGGGGAGCAGGTTAAATTGTCTGCACAACAGGTGCCGCTGGTTGAAGCCGATACCTTTACCGGTGAACCGGGTTTTTCCGCACCAATGTATGAAGTCGATTATGCGCCGATCAAACACAAGTGCGATGTGCTGCTAAACGGCAGCGCTTATGCGCCGCAGGGCAAGCCAGCCGACCGGGTTCAGGTCGGACTCAAGCTGGGCAACTGGATAAAAACTTTTGTGGTGACGGGTGATCGTCATTGGCAGGCTGGTCTGACGATATCACCGGGCAATCCGTCACAATTTACCGTCATGCCGATCAGCTATGATAGAGCATTTGGTGGTCTGGACAATTTCCACGAGGACAAGGAAAAACATACTGCGTATATGCTCAATCCGGTTGGCAAAGGTTACCACAGCAACCTGTCGAGCAGTCTGGTCGATAAAACGCCGATGCCGAATACCGAGGCCGTCAATCAACCGGTCACACAACCCGATGGGGCGTATCAGTCGATGGCATTCGGCCCGGTTGGGCGTGGCTGGTCGTCGCGACTGAAACATGCCGGAACTTACGATCAGGACTGGATCGACAACACTTTTCCATTCCTGCCTGCCGATTTCAAGGAAGCGTATTACCAGGCGGCACCGGACGATCAACAGATTCCCTATCCCAAAGGCGGCGAAGAAGTGGTGATGGTTAATCTTACACCGGAAGGCCGTACTGCATTCCATTTGCCGGTGATCGACGTACCCGTGGTATTTTTTCGAAAGAAAGGCGAACGGCACGAGACGCAAGCGGTGATCGACACCGTTGTCATCGAACCGGATAAACGTATTTTTACCCTGACCTGGCGCGCATGCCTGCCATTGAAAAAGAATATTTTCGAAATCCCGCAAATACTGGCAGGGAAGAAATCAAAAGCCTGGTGGCGTGCAAGGGAATTGGGAAAGACGTATTATCCATCGTTGGCGCATTTGGCGGAAAAGAACAAAGTTGAAATTGAAGATGAATAA